One stretch of Francisella sp. LA112445 DNA includes these proteins:
- a CDS encoding MFS transporter: protein MGKEEKSEEASFKSKIKKKSVQQYLDEEPVWPDGTKVNLIPLSSMQWFIWLLATAGKFFEGMIVFMTGIALHLIAYDFQLSNMQKGMIGSATLVGILIGASLLGSLSDKYGRKNMFIIEMIIFLICIIGVCLSSSFIALFIMLLIAGIALGCDYPTAHLMISETIPSRNRGKLVLGAFAFQAVGALVGTLIGWLVLVEMPSVNAWKVMYSIAIIPAILVVVGRFFIPKSPHFLVTKGEYKKAERALGSLLNRRPRYPKVIRIKKKDPNAVTEIERGSSYKSLFTKYRKQTIFASLPWFIQDLGTYGIGVFLPLILTVTIGSKVDVKTVNDVINNEILAAKGSAFIDVFFFLGIVFAIFLSDYLGRVKLQIFGFIGCAVGLAVAMAGHMTDNNIILIFLGFIIFQFMTNIGPNAQTYVIAGEVFPTHARGKGAGFAASFAKIGAIIAAFLFPILISVIGVDMLLVILVITSILGAIVTKKFGIETKGIDLETV from the coding sequence GTGGGGAAAGAAGAAAAATCTGAAGAAGCCAGTTTTAAGTCAAAAATTAAGAAAAAGTCAGTTCAACAATATTTAGATGAAGAACCAGTATGGCCGGATGGAACCAAAGTTAATCTTATTCCTCTTTCTAGCATGCAGTGGTTTATTTGGCTACTAGCTACAGCAGGTAAATTCTTTGAAGGAATGATTGTCTTTATGACAGGTATTGCTTTACATCTAATCGCTTATGATTTTCAACTTAGTAATATGCAAAAAGGTATGATAGGTTCAGCAACTTTAGTTGGGATACTTATTGGAGCATCTTTGCTTGGAAGCCTATCTGATAAATATGGTAGGAAAAATATGTTCATTATTGAGATGATTATATTTTTAATATGCATAATAGGTGTTTGTCTATCTAGTAGTTTTATAGCCTTATTTATAATGTTGCTGATTGCAGGTATTGCCCTAGGTTGTGACTACCCAACAGCTCATTTAATGATCTCAGAGACTATTCCAAGTAGAAATAGAGGGAAGCTGGTTTTAGGAGCATTTGCTTTTCAAGCAGTTGGAGCTCTTGTAGGTACCCTTATAGGTTGGCTTGTTTTAGTCGAAATGCCATCGGTTAATGCATGGAAGGTTATGTATTCGATTGCTATTATTCCGGCTATTCTAGTAGTTGTTGGGAGATTCTTTATTCCTAAAAGTCCACATTTCTTAGTGACGAAAGGTGAATACAAAAAAGCTGAAAGAGCTCTAGGTTCTCTATTAAACAGACGACCAAGATATCCTAAAGTTATTAGAATCAAGAAAAAAGACCCTAATGCAGTTACAGAGATAGAAAGAGGAAGTTCATATAAATCATTATTTACAAAATATAGAAAGCAAACGATTTTTGCATCACTACCATGGTTTATTCAAGATCTAGGAACTTATGGTATAGGGGTATTTTTACCGTTAATATTAACAGTGACAATAGGCTCAAAAGTAGATGTTAAAACTGTAAATGATGTTATTAATAATGAGATATTAGCTGCGAAAGGTTCAGCATTTATTGATGTATTTTTCTTTTTAGGAATTGTTTTTGCGATATTTCTGTCTGATTACCTAGGTAGAGTGAAATTACAAATATTTGGCTTTATAGGTTGTGCAGTAGGTTTAGCTGTTGCTATGGCAGGACATATGACGGATAACAATATTATACTAATATTCTTAGGGTTCATCATCTTCCAGTTTATGACAAATATTGGACCAAATGCGCAAACATATGTAATAGCTGGAGAAGTATTTCCTACACATGCTAGAGGTAAGGGTGCCGGCTTTGCAGCATCTTTTGCAAAGATTGGAGCTATAATAGCCGCATTTTTATTTCCTATATTAATATCTGTTATTGGAGTTGATATGTTGCTTGTAATATTAGTAATTACTTCTATTTTAGGAGCTATAGTAACTAAAAAATTTGGTATTGAAACTAAGGGTATTGATTTAGAAACTGTCTAA
- a CDS encoding alkaline phosphatase family protein, with protein MRKIIKIGALSLTVASTCLAASNVQIPSSNNSKLNDKPNVVIFVWDGLRPDSVSPNITPNLYNLTQKGVWFNDNHSSYPTFTMMNASSFATGDFAGKTGFYGNTLWQPKAKGIDSADHQVNFKAPVFTEDYKILQDLNSVPEEPLLEVTTLFQQAQKNGMKTAAVGKSGAAFMQDHDSGGVIFDEKHVYPETFAKYLKDKGYILPYDTRYAYKDFNLKENANPTGYGKVATLKDGVTSDPVAGITSPYTKDNTYLMKSYLNEVMPYAKPQLSVVWLRNPDTTEHNYGVGSAAYYDALKNQDYLLGLLVDKLKKEHLWEKTDLIVVSDHAHSNVSASLRDFPLRDINEKTKTVGAINEINGYSVSGDFRPADLLTRAGFQAFDGEGCQYDPVLSGITKDGKHVYPTKYDTTGKVCGGSVKESDTNGHRHADLGIKYTTPSYKIPNKLPKNSVIVAANGGSTYLYVPSHNKSLIEKLVKFLQSRQEFGVIFIDGKRYGDIPGTFPLSLVHLENKSKRNPDIIVGSNFNSFARVKGYVGTEFNSDGSDRGMHGSFSPIDVHNTLVAYGPSFKSKFTDEMPTGNVDLAPTIAYILGLSLPHTDGRVLYEALKGQKVNYTIKPYQLSTKTVDNLKIQSAENPDGKVIVPDESKYKAEISIKELNTGKKVYNYFDQAKTTRFE; from the coding sequence GTGAGGAAAATAATAAAGATAGGTGCGTTAAGTCTAACGGTAGCATCGACCTGCTTAGCAGCATCAAATGTCCAAATCCCATCATCAAATAATAGTAAGCTTAACGATAAGCCGAATGTTGTTATTTTTGTGTGGGATGGTTTACGACCGGATTCTGTATCGCCAAATATAACACCTAATTTATACAACCTTACACAAAAAGGTGTTTGGTTTAATGATAATCACTCTAGCTATCCAACATTTACAATGATGAATGCTTCAAGTTTTGCTACAGGTGATTTTGCTGGAAAAACAGGGTTTTATGGTAATACTCTATGGCAACCAAAAGCAAAAGGTATTGATTCTGCTGACCATCAAGTTAATTTTAAAGCACCTGTATTTACAGAGGATTATAAAATACTACAAGATTTAAATAGTGTTCCAGAGGAGCCTTTGCTAGAAGTCACAACATTATTTCAACAAGCTCAGAAAAACGGTATGAAAACTGCAGCTGTTGGTAAGTCAGGTGCCGCTTTTATGCAAGATCATGACTCTGGAGGAGTTATTTTTGATGAAAAGCATGTATATCCAGAAACTTTTGCAAAATATCTAAAAGATAAGGGATATATCTTACCTTATGATACAAGATATGCTTATAAAGATTTTAATTTAAAAGAGAATGCAAATCCTACTGGATATGGTAAAGTAGCAACACTAAAAGATGGTGTAACATCAGATCCAGTTGCTGGAATTACTTCACCGTATACTAAAGATAATACATATCTTATGAAAAGCTACTTAAATGAGGTAATGCCATATGCTAAACCACAATTAAGTGTTGTATGGTTACGCAATCCTGATACTACGGAGCATAATTATGGTGTTGGGTCTGCTGCATATTATGATGCTCTAAAAAATCAAGATTATTTATTAGGATTATTGGTTGATAAATTAAAGAAAGAGCATTTATGGGAAAAAACAGATCTGATTGTTGTTTCAGATCATGCTCATAGTAACGTATCGGCTTCATTAAGAGATTTTCCTCTAAGAGATATAAATGAAAAGACTAAAACTGTTGGAGCTATCAATGAAATCAATGGATATTCTGTATCTGGTGATTTTAGACCTGCAGATTTATTAACAAGAGCCGGATTTCAAGCATTTGATGGCGAAGGTTGTCAGTATGATCCTGTTTTATCAGGTATTACAAAAGATGGTAAACATGTATATCCAACAAAGTATGATACGACAGGTAAAGTATGTGGAGGAAGTGTAAAAGAGTCTGATACTAATGGTCATAGACATGCGGATCTAGGAATCAAATATACAACTCCATCGTACAAGATTCCTAATAAGCTTCCTAAGAATAGTGTAATCGTAGCAGCGAATGGAGGAAGTACATATTTATATGTTCCTAGTCATAATAAGTCACTAATAGAGAAGCTAGTCAAGTTTTTACAATCAAGGCAAGAGTTTGGCGTGATTTTTATTGATGGCAAGCGTTATGGTGATATTCCTGGAACTTTCCCTTTAAGCTTAGTTCATTTAGAGAATAAATCAAAAAGAAATCCTGATATTATCGTAGGCAGTAACTTCAATTCTTTTGCTAGAGTTAAAGGCTACGTAGGAACAGAATTTAATAGTGATGGTAGTGATAGAGGTATGCATGGATCATTTAGTCCTATAGATGTACATAATACTTTGGTTGCATATGGACCAAGTTTTAAATCAAAATTTACAGATGAGATGCCAACAGGCAACGTTGATTTAGCACCTACTATCGCATATATTTTAGGTTTATCTTTGCCTCATACTGATGGTAGAGTCTTATATGAAGCGTTAAAAGGGCAAAAAGTTAACTATACTATTAAACCTTATCAATTAAGCACAAAAACTGTGGATAATCTAAAAATTCAGAGTGCAGAAAATCCAGATGGTAAAGTTATAGTTCCTGATGAGTCTAAATATAAGGCCGAGATATCCATTAAGGAGCTAAATACAGGTAAGAAAGTATATAATTATTTTGATCAAGCTAAAACAACTAGATTTGAGTAG
- the cydC gene encoding cysteine/glutathione ABC transporter ATP-binding protein/permease CydC produces the protein MKNLIPFVKLFKNQTQWMLLGTLLAWSAILMGIGLMSLSGWFISYTGYLATTTYAIATSFNYFYPAAGVRSFSLGRIVSRYGERVLTHEATFRILTDVRVWFYEKLEPLAPSHLYKYKSGDLLTRLVNDIAALDNLYVRILSPTVVFILASITVALLFCFFSFTLALLTFIALLFIGFIIPLFSSLLAMKKSYNLNSISAELKTDITEHVNSLAELRIFDLEGKHFEKIRQQNSNLLKQEEKISIISGLGSALMTLALGLTVVMVSIFAVKLTQQGYINGAFIALIFLAVMAVFESIVPLPLAYQYLGKTLSASKRILNITDAKPDVVFPENRLDINKSNISFKNVCFGYTTEQLVLKDFSLEIQANEKIALFAPTGRGKSTVINLLARFWDINSGEIFIGDKDIKEFSEEQLREQMTIINQSPHIFNTTIRENLLLAKSDATDEELSLVLEKVQLKTYLESLPRGLDTWTGELGKHLSGGQQKRLALARAFLQDKPILILDEPTEGLDKETEKLVFKNLQELMIDKTVIFITHNAKLLDSFDRVIKF, from the coding sequence ATGAAAAATTTAATTCCATTTGTAAAACTATTCAAAAATCAAACTCAATGGATGTTGCTAGGCACATTATTAGCATGGTCTGCGATACTCATGGGTATTGGATTGATGTCATTGTCAGGTTGGTTTATCTCATATACTGGCTATTTAGCTACAACAACATATGCAATAGCAACATCATTTAATTATTTTTATCCAGCTGCTGGAGTGCGATCTTTTTCTTTAGGCAGAATTGTTAGTAGATATGGCGAGAGAGTTTTAACTCATGAGGCTACATTTAGAATCTTAACAGATGTACGTGTGTGGTTTTATGAAAAGCTTGAGCCTCTAGCACCATCACATTTATACAAATATAAAAGTGGTGATTTACTTACAAGATTAGTCAATGATATTGCCGCTTTAGATAATTTATATGTGCGTATCTTATCACCAACTGTAGTATTTATTTTAGCCTCAATAACTGTTGCTTTACTATTTTGTTTCTTTAGTTTTACTTTAGCGCTACTAACATTTATAGCTTTGCTATTTATAGGCTTTATCATTCCTTTATTTAGTAGTCTACTAGCTATGAAAAAGTCATATAATCTTAATAGTATTAGTGCAGAGCTAAAAACTGATATTACAGAGCATGTAAACTCTCTTGCTGAATTGAGGATTTTTGATTTAGAAGGTAAACATTTTGAGAAAATTAGACAGCAAAATTCAAACTTACTTAAGCAAGAAGAGAAAATTAGCATAATAAGTGGCTTAGGTAGTGCCTTAATGACTTTAGCATTAGGTTTAACTGTTGTTATGGTAAGTATATTTGCTGTTAAATTAACTCAACAAGGGTACATCAATGGTGCTTTTATCGCTTTAATATTTCTTGCAGTTATGGCAGTCTTCGAATCGATAGTACCATTGCCTTTAGCATATCAATATTTAGGTAAAACATTATCAGCATCAAAAAGGATTTTAAATATTACTGATGCAAAGCCTGATGTAGTATTTCCTGAAAATAGATTGGATATTAATAAATCTAATATTAGCTTTAAAAATGTCTGTTTTGGTTATACAACAGAACAACTTGTATTAAAAGATTTTTCATTAGAAATTCAAGCGAATGAAAAAATTGCTCTTTTTGCTCCAACTGGCAGAGGTAAATCAACAGTAATTAACTTATTAGCTAGATTTTGGGATATAAACAGTGGTGAAATTTTTATTGGGGATAAGGATATTAAAGAGTTTAGCGAAGAGCAGCTAAGAGAACAAATGACTATTATAAATCAGTCTCCGCATATTTTTAATACAACTATTAGAGAAAATCTATTGCTTGCTAAATCAGATGCTACAGATGAAGAGCTTAGCCTTGTTTTAGAAAAAGTTCAATTAAAAACATATCTAGAGTCGCTACCAAGAGGTTTAGATACTTGGACAGGTGAGTTAGGTAAACACCTTTCTGGAGGGCAGCAAAAACGTCTTGCTCTTGCTAGAGCTTTTTTACAGGATAAGCCTATTTTGATTTTAGATGAGCCAACAGAAGGTCTTGATAAAGAAACTGAAAAATTAGTATTTAAAAACTTACAAGAGCTTATGATCGACAAGACAGTTATATTTATTACACATAATGCTAAGCTTTTAGATAGCTTTGATAGAGTTATAAAGTTTTAA
- the cydD gene encoding cysteine/glutathione ABC transporter permease/ATP-binding protein CydD, which produces MISEASKEEKKSARSWLKEAALPAKRWIKLTVMIAFLSGMLLIGQLYLLAHISYDAYLQKASLGQLSSYFIMIVLIVFIRAGLSWLREIVSYKAAVIVKKQVREDIIEHINKLGPIQLSKTSNANIISSAMEQVEGLTGFLTKFLPQITLSGLMPLAILVFIFPQSIVCGVILLICAPLIPLFMIIVGLGAESENQKHFKTLARMSMTFLDTLKGLTTLKLFNKSKLHNQKIYEASDNYRVRTMKVLKIAFLSSAVLELFAAASIAIVAIYLGMGFINAGADNNIWWALHNLNLQGALFILLLAPEFFMPLRELSTHYHAKAEAVGAALEIAKIFEMKPSSVERDNILNDKVGSISIQNLTVKYDEKVAINNISLDIRNGEKIALVGASGAGKTTLINTLLGFIEYQGKILINNEIDLNKIEEKSWLRNISWLGQNSSLFKGSIKENLLLANSNATDDEINKAVVDTDLKDFIDSLDKGLLTQIGEQNIGISGGQAQRLALARAYLKPHDILILDEPTASLDKVSEEKIINSLVQNWQNKTVIMLTHKLSFLECVDKIVVLNDGKISEVGTFDELVSNENSDFYHFYKNEVTA; this is translated from the coding sequence ATGATTTCAGAAGCTTCAAAAGAAGAGAAAAAATCAGCTAGAAGTTGGCTCAAAGAGGCAGCTCTACCAGCTAAAAGGTGGATTAAGTTAACAGTAATGATAGCATTCTTGAGTGGGATGTTGTTGATAGGACAATTGTATTTATTAGCACATATCTCTTATGATGCTTATTTACAAAAAGCGAGTTTAGGACAGCTAAGTAGCTATTTTATAATGATAGTCTTGATTGTTTTTATTAGAGCAGGTTTAAGCTGGCTAAGAGAGATAGTTAGTTATAAAGCAGCTGTTATTGTTAAAAAACAAGTTCGTGAAGACATTATAGAACATATCAATAAGTTAGGACCTATACAGCTAAGTAAAACATCAAACGCTAATATAATTAGTAGTGCAATGGAGCAGGTTGAGGGGTTGACAGGGTTCTTAACTAAGTTTCTACCGCAGATAACACTTTCAGGATTGATGCCTTTAGCTATATTAGTTTTTATATTTCCACAAAGTATAGTATGTGGAGTTATCTTGTTAATATGTGCGCCATTAATACCTCTTTTTATGATAATCGTTGGTTTAGGTGCAGAATCTGAGAATCAGAAGCATTTTAAAACTTTAGCTAGAATGAGTATGACTTTCTTAGATACTTTAAAAGGTCTTACAACCTTAAAGTTATTTAATAAAAGTAAATTACATAATCAAAAAATATATGAAGCTTCAGATAATTATAGAGTTAGAACAATGAAAGTTTTAAAAATAGCTTTTTTATCATCAGCTGTTTTAGAACTTTTTGCGGCGGCTTCTATTGCTATAGTAGCTATATATTTAGGTATGGGATTTATAAATGCTGGAGCTGATAATAATATTTGGTGGGCTCTGCATAATTTAAATCTTCAAGGAGCTTTGTTTATTCTTTTATTAGCTCCTGAGTTTTTTATGCCATTGAGAGAGCTAAGTACTCATTATCATGCAAAAGCTGAAGCTGTGGGTGCTGCTTTAGAAATAGCAAAGATTTTTGAGATGAAACCATCATCAGTTGAAAGAGATAATATTTTAAACGATAAAGTAGGCAGTATTTCTATACAAAATTTAACGGTTAAGTATGATGAGAAGGTAGCAATCAATAATATTTCTTTGGATATAAGAAATGGTGAAAAAATTGCATTAGTTGGAGCTAGTGGTGCTGGTAAAACCACTTTGATAAATACCCTACTTGGTTTTATTGAGTATCAAGGTAAGATTTTGATTAATAATGAAATTGATCTTAATAAAATAGAGGAAAAATCTTGGTTAAGAAATATTTCTTGGCTTGGACAAAATTCTTCTTTATTTAAAGGGTCTATTAAAGAAAATCTTTTATTAGCAAATTCAAATGCTACAGACGATGAGATTAATAAAGCAGTTGTCGATACTGATCTTAAAGATTTTATTGATTCTTTAGATAAAGGGCTTCTAACACAAATTGGTGAGCAAAATATAGGAATATCAGGAGGGCAAGCTCAAAGACTTGCTTTAGCTAGAGCATATTTAAAACCGCATGATATTTTAATTTTAGATGAACCTACAGCAAGTTTAGATAAAGTTAGTGAAGAGAAAATTATTAACTCATTAGTCCAGAACTGGCAGAATAAGACTGTTATTATGTTAACGCATAAACTAAGTTTTCTAGAATGTGTTGATAAAATAGTTGTTTTAAATGATGGCAAGATCTCTGAAGTTGGCACTTTTGATGAGTTAGTTAGTAATGAAAATAGTGACTTTTATCACTTCTATAAAAATGAGGTGACAGCATGA
- a CDS encoding oligosaccharide flippase family protein, whose translation MIKKILSNQILSKSLQTMVVQALGQACAFITAILLARHLDISDYGYYIFGVTVATILAVIATMGAGGILARTWGKSDLEGFERNKETFLVHNWYFKRGFAFIILVIVIIVFYNHRESNDNYVENFALLFAIPFFMANIFQSFFVAKRVVVVANLLQLGLRVIMLILTASFMFFYISNTAMLVGCMMIFMTVYITTVWLLQTSKYTFESRKPTGSNLSFAFMQWGLLLLSQVDIIILKGLSIPANVALYGVALQLGALVSFVLNAVNSNVLSQIADDYKNCSKEEFQMKITSYTRIIFILSIFAIVGLIICGYPITLLYGKEYVVSYFIFCILMIGQIVNVVSGCVATILNMAGFEKTTCFAFYTALIINIVFGVIFTIYGGVYGLAIASSLSMIYWNIHLLYKVVTKIGINPTIFIFR comes from the coding sequence TTGATAAAGAAAATACTTTCTAACCAAATATTATCAAAATCACTACAGACTATGGTAGTACAAGCTTTAGGACAAGCTTGTGCATTTATTACAGCTATACTGTTAGCACGTCATTTAGATATTAGTGATTATGGTTATTATATTTTTGGGGTTACTGTGGCTACTATATTAGCTGTTATTGCTACTATGGGGGCTGGAGGAATATTAGCTAGAACTTGGGGTAAATCTGATTTAGAAGGATTTGAGAGAAACAAAGAAACTTTCTTAGTACATAACTGGTACTTTAAAAGGGGTTTTGCATTTATTATTCTGGTAATAGTTATTATTGTTTTTTACAATCATCGTGAAAGTAATGATAATTATGTAGAAAACTTTGCACTTTTATTTGCTATTCCATTTTTTATGGCAAATATATTCCAATCATTTTTCGTAGCAAAACGAGTAGTAGTTGTTGCTAACTTGCTGCAACTTGGATTGAGAGTAATAATGCTGATTCTAACAGCATCTTTTATGTTTTTTTATATTTCAAATACAGCAATGCTTGTTGGTTGTATGATGATCTTTATGACTGTCTATATAACAACAGTATGGCTTTTACAAACATCAAAATATACCTTTGAAAGTCGAAAGCCAACAGGAAGTAATTTATCTTTTGCTTTTATGCAATGGGGACTTTTATTGTTGTCGCAAGTAGATATTATAATTCTTAAAGGCTTATCTATACCTGCAAATGTTGCATTGTATGGAGTAGCCTTACAGTTAGGAGCTCTTGTTAGTTTTGTTCTAAATGCTGTTAACTCAAATGTTTTATCACAAATTGCAGATGATTATAAAAATTGCTCAAAAGAAGAGTTTCAGATGAAAATAACTTCATATACTCGGATTATATTTATTTTGTCTATATTTGCTATAGTTGGACTTATAATATGTGGTTATCCAATTACTTTACTTTATGGAAAAGAGTATGTGGTTTCGTACTTTATATTCTGTATTTTAATGATTGGTCAGATTGTAAATGTTGTCTCAGGGTGTGTTGCTACAATTCTTAATATGGCAGGGTTTGAAAAAACTACATGCTTTGCTTTTTACACAGCTTTGATAATAAATATTGTATTTGGAGTTATTTTTACAATATATGGTGGTGTATATGGTTTAGCAATAGCATCTAGCTTATCAATGATATATTGGAATATACATCTTCTTTATAAAGTAGTTACAAAAATAGGTATTAATCCTACAATTTTTATATTTAGGTGA
- a CDS encoding ROK family protein → MHLAGIEAGGTKFFTTIGDIDGNVIERHRTDTTTPEQTMAEVLEILKGYQSEYDIHAVGVGCFGPIDINTKSETYGYITNTPKIAWQNFDIVSAIKSVYSGPIGFNTDVNAAAICEHLWGCAKGLDNLLYLTVGTGVGGGIICNNQLVQGAMHPEIGHLVIPQNPNDNYAGCCPFHGNCVEGLASGTAINKRWQVDTAAKLADDHIAWQFEAEYLAKALVNYIYAFSPEKIILGGGVMHKTILFDMVRKNVAQYLNGYLDYPALKNMENFIVPASFGDNTGVKGSLALALETFNNSK, encoded by the coding sequence ATGCATTTGGCTGGTATAGAAGCAGGAGGCACGAAATTTTTTACAACTATTGGTGATATCGATGGTAATGTTATAGAGCGTCATCGTACAGATACAACAACTCCTGAACAAACGATGGCTGAAGTCTTAGAAATTTTGAAAGGATATCAAAGCGAATATGATATACATGCCGTAGGTGTTGGATGCTTTGGACCAATTGATATTAATACGAAATCTGAAACTTATGGTTATATTACAAATACTCCCAAAATTGCTTGGCAAAACTTTGATATAGTTAGCGCTATTAAATCAGTTTATTCAGGACCTATAGGCTTTAATACAGATGTAAATGCAGCAGCTATTTGCGAACATCTATGGGGATGTGCTAAGGGCTTGGATAATCTTCTATATTTAACTGTTGGTACAGGTGTTGGTGGTGGTATCATATGCAATAACCAGCTAGTACAAGGAGCAATGCACCCTGAGATTGGTCATTTAGTTATACCACAAAATCCTAATGATAATTATGCTGGGTGTTGTCCGTTTCATGGTAATTGTGTTGAAGGTCTAGCATCTGGTACAGCAATAAATAAAAGATGGCAAGTTGACACTGCAGCGAAGCTAGCAGATGATCATATTGCTTGGCAATTTGAAGCAGAATATTTGGCAAAAGCTCTTGTAAACTATATATATGCTTTTTCTCCTGAGAAGATAATTTTAGGAGGTGGGGTTATGCATAAAACTATCCTTTTTGATATGGTACGTAAGAATGTAGCTCAATATTTAAATGGTTATCTTGATTATCCAGCATTGAAAAATATGGAAAACTTCATAGTTCCTGCATCATTTGGAGATAATACAGGTGTTAAGGGATCTCTAGCATTAGCTTTAGAAACATTTAATAACTCTAAATAA
- a CDS encoding glycosyltransferase family 39 protein, translating into MKPHLKDRINRPLSVYIFGYLFIWVGLTTLFYNKYGIVGAVAENVAWSNHLDVMYYKHPGLGALFIKIVSFVTFGNYILMASLASGLCVLASLIYMYKICRLYFSEEESALLVMATTFSGFYLFRYFLSYDQNIILLPFWVIGTYYFLLVKKSNMTKDWILLTIFTALGVYAKFEMLLLSAGMFVYIIFSFKKEYLSKLIFSAILFCILMIPAVIGIVEHNYSPILWAFVSGSGASHSLVKDNLIAKLVNAELHNILPIVYVLGAIVIVCFFLIVKKISFTNYKFLSNLKNPMVFSWLFPFIVFCLLQSYSGELPGGWTLVLMPLFLPALYKFLNLTQVKGINFKRLIIVLIVLQLIIFTSYSTAKYFNDIFLSDNVGAGPAIKADSFWSKYNKEPMLYTNDSFVAAFSKYKPHLIYNYQNVLPQNEKVLLFFNGCVTNYKGILPESTKVLEHECTSVNSIGKYHNKESQISLAIVENDNI; encoded by the coding sequence ATGAAGCCTCATTTAAAAGATAGGATAAATAGACCTCTTTCAGTTTATATATTTGGATATTTATTTATCTGGGTTGGGTTGACTACTTTGTTTTATAATAAATATGGCATTGTAGGTGCTGTTGCAGAGAATGTCGCATGGTCGAACCATCTTGATGTAATGTATTATAAACATCCTGGTTTAGGTGCCTTATTTATAAAAATAGTTTCTTTTGTAACATTTGGAAATTATATATTAATGGCATCTTTAGCTAGTGGTCTATGTGTTTTGGCCTCTTTGATTTATATGTATAAGATTTGTAGACTTTATTTCTCAGAAGAAGAGTCTGCATTATTAGTTATGGCGACAACTTTTAGTGGCTTTTATCTTTTCAGATATTTCTTATCTTACGATCAAAATATAATATTGTTACCATTTTGGGTTATTGGAACTTATTATTTCTTATTAGTAAAAAAATCTAATATGACTAAAGACTGGATATTACTAACAATATTTACAGCGTTAGGTGTTTATGCAAAGTTTGAGATGTTACTCTTATCAGCAGGTATGTTTGTATATATTATTTTTTCTTTTAAGAAAGAGTATTTATCAAAGCTAATCTTCTCAGCAATTTTATTTTGTATACTTATGATCCCTGCGGTGATAGGTATTGTTGAGCATAATTATTCACCAATATTATGGGCTTTTGTCAGTGGTTCAGGGGCGTCGCATTCTTTAGTTAAGGATAATCTTATTGCAAAACTAGTAAATGCTGAGTTACACAACATATTGCCAATAGTCTATGTTTTAGGTGCAATAGTTATAGTTTGTTTTTTCTTAATAGTAAAAAAAATAAGCTTCACTAACTATAAGTTTTTATCAAATCTTAAGAATCCTATGGTTTTCTCTTGGCTATTTCCTTTTATAGTATTTTGTTTATTACAAAGTTATTCAGGAGAGCTTCCTGGTGGCTGGACTTTAGTTCTTATGCCTTTATTTTTACCTGCTTTATATAAGTTTTTAAACTTAACGCAAGTCAAAGGGATTAACTTTAAAAGGCTTATTATAGTACTAATAGTTTTACAACTTATAATCTTCACATCTTATAGTACTGCAAAGTATTTTAATGATATTTTCTTATCTGATAATGTAGGGGCTGGTCCAGCAATAAAGGCAGATAGCTTTTGGTCAAAATATAATAAAGAGCCAATGCTATATACTAATGATTCATTTGTGGCTGCATTTTCTAAATATAAACCACATCTAATATACAACTATCAGAATGTCTTACCTCAAAATGAGAAAGTTCTTTTATTTTTTAACGGTTGTGTTACTAATTATAAAGGTATACTTCCAGAGTCTACAAAAGTCTTAGAGCACGAATGTACATCGGTCAATTCAATTGGTAAATATCATAATAAAGAAAGCCAGATCTCACTTGCTATCGTAGAAAACGATAATATTTAA